Below is a window of Brassica napus cultivar Da-Ae chromosome A5, Da-Ae, whole genome shotgun sequence DNA.
AACGTATTTTTATTGTCATCACTTACCTATATTACtgcttgaaatttttaaaatatctcaaAAATCACTAATTCATAAAAATCCATGATAAATTTTCATAGATTATTGctgattaaattttacattgtaAGATTTGATTCATCAGTTAtaggtttttcttttaaattttttgatttatccATTTTAATACGTAATCAAATAAGAAAATgatcaataacaaaaaaaaaacaagtcctttatcaaacacaaaaaaaaaactgaaatgatTTAGTTATTTTCCCGCaagaagaataaaataaaagtgagaaaaataaaacttttttattcCATTGAACAAAGCAAAGCATCTCTCtgtatatttattttccttttaattttGATCAAAATATATAGACTACTTCATCACCACCGATCTCTCTAGACGGTCGCCTCCTCCTACCAACAAAAAAAGTCCCTCTCTTTCTCTAGCGATCAGCCAATCATGGATGAAGAGTACGAAGTTATCGTTCTCGGTACTGGTCTCAAGGAGTGCATCCTCAGTGGCCTCCTCTCCGTCGATGGCATCAAGGTGATCCCATCTCAGTGACCACTATATCTCCTATTAGCTGAACTTTAAGCTCCAAGTTCCAGATCTGCCTTTAGATTAGCTAAAGATGTGATCTTTTGTTCAAAATAGGTACTTCACATGGACAGGAACGACTACTACGGCGGAGAGTCAACTTCACTTAATCTCAATCAGGTCCAATACAATACTCTCTCTCATGTTTATGTTTAAAGATTAAATTTttgatgttgttgatgatgttgctttttgttttgttttgcagcTGTGGAAGAAGTTTAGGGGAGAAGACAAGGCTCCTGCTCATTTAGGTTCTAGCAGAGACTACAATGTTGACATGATGCCCAAGGTTTTGATATTAAAGTCTAGCTTCATTTGTACTAATATACGAGTTACTACTACTACTAAAAGTGTTAATCTTTCGTTTGTTGTTGTGGTGGACTAGTTTATGATGGCGAATGGGAAGCTTGTTCGTGTCCTTATTCATACCGATGTGACCAAGTACTTGTCTTTTAAAGCTGTTGATGGGAGTTACGTCTTCGTCAAAGGCAAGGTACTAGCCTTTTCACAGAGCTGATTGATGCAGGCTTTTGCACTTTGAAGTCATTTTTAACTGTTTTGATAATACCTTACAGGTTCAGAAGGTGCCAGCAACTCCAGTGGAGGCCCTCAAATCTTCTCTTATGGGTATTTTTGAGAAACGTCGTGCTGGAAAGTTCTTCAGCTACGTTCAGGAGTACGATGAGAAGGATCCGAAAACACATGATGGAGTGGATTTGAAGAGAGTTACAACCAAGGAGTTGATTGCGTAAGGCTGATTTTCTGTTGTCATTATCTAATTTTAGACTCTCTGCTACTAACtgttagatgtttttttttttacaggaaATTTGGTCTGGATGAAAACACTATTGACTTTATTGGTCATGCAGTGGCACTTCACAGTAATGATAGCCATCTCCATCAACCTGCGTATGATACTGTGATGAGAATGAAGGTAGTGAACTGCTCTTGTTGGACTTTAAAGTATGTATCTCCTTGTTATAGAAGTCTTGTTTTTTGACAGTGttgctttgaatttttttaatcagcTCTACGCAGAGTCCCTTGCACGTTTCCAAGGAGGTTCACCGTATATCTATCCTCTCTATGGATTGGGAGAATTGCCTCAGGTTTTTCTTTTAATACATGCTTCGTTCCGTTGGTTGAACTATTTTGACGTTTCTGGATTATCTTTGAACTTATTTCTTCTATTACTTGTTTCAGGCATTTGCAAGACTTAGCGCTGTCTATGGTGGGACTTACATGTTGAATAAACCTGAGTGCAAGGTATGACTTTGGCTTCCTTCAGCTCTTTGTTTTGCTGATTCTGCTGCTTACAGAAAGAGAACTTGTGACGCCATTAACTGTTGCTTTTATAACAGGTGGAGTTCGATGAGGAAGGTAAGGTTATGGGTGTTACATCTGAGGGAGAGACTGCCAAATGTAAGAAAGTTGTCTGCGATCCTTCCTACCTGCCCAACAAGGTAATGACTGATAATCACATATCTTCTGGTTATTTACGTTAGGAGTATGTTTgatatgttttaactttttatttaaacagGTGAGGAAGATTGGCAGAGTTGCTAGGGCGATTGCCATTATGAGCCACCCTATTCCAAACACCAATGATTCTCACTCGGTGCAAGTCATCCTACCTCAAAAGCAATTGGGCCGCAAATCAGACATGTGAGTTCTCTTATTCGTCTTGTGGTTGCACTGATAGAAGTAAATGAGTCTTTATGACTGAAACAAATTGAAACGTTAGGTCCATATATTATTAGGTGTGGTAGCTAAGTTATGTCTGATTATACTCTTGACTCTTGAGCTTGCTGAGATACCTTATCACTTGGTTCACACTTAAGTTTGGTAGGACACTCGTCTCaacaatattgttttcttgGTTATAATACACTGACATTATAGAACCTAGCCGTGTGTAAATATTGAGTGGGTTGATATGTTTGTTTCCCGGCTCATGATAACATTTTGATTGTAAATTGACAGGTATGTCTTCTGCTGTTCGTATTCACACAACGTTGCTCCCAAGGGAAAATTCATAGCATTTGTGTCGACAGACGCAGAGACTGACAACCCTCAGACCGAGCTGAAGCCTGGAATCGACCTTCTCGGTCAAGTTGATGAGCTGTTCTTCGACATCTATGATAGATACGAGCCTGTCAACGAACCCACTCTGGACAACTGCTTCATTTCAACGGTTTGTTTACTTAAAAGCCTTTATCTGTGAGCATCTCAAAGTTAGATTGCTtctaataaaaactttttttttaactcccGTCTTAAACAGAGTTATGATGCTACAACACACTTTGATACTACTGTTGTTGATGTGTTGAACATGTATAAACTTATCACCGGCAAGGTAATGCTCCAGATTCttacaaatattgtttttttttttctcattaacCCCACATCTTATGCGAGCTGGAAGTGATCACTTTTTGTGTGTTGCAGGAACTGGATCTAAGTGTGGACCTTAACGCAGCTAGTGCTGCAGAGGAATGATTGAGAAAAAATGGCAAAGCTCTCTTCCTCTCTAGTCAAACAACTTGATGTACTGGTTGTCTTTATCCCATCTCAAACGTTCTCACTTGTCTCCTCCCTTCATGTTGTCTGTTTAAACACAAAATCAGTTTGATCTCCTCATGTTGTCTGTTTCATTCCTAAGACCAAAATGTTGGATTTCGTGGTTTATATGAAGTGGGGATTATTAAAGAATACGCTCTTGCAGTTGAACAATCCTCGCCTCTATGGTTCCTTTAGACTCGTTTCATGATCTTTGGCCCAGCTAAGTAAATCAACCAAATGCTGAGAACACTAAACTGGCTCAAATGAGGTAGTGTTTGTAAACTGATCACCGTCAGGGAGTGAGAACTCAGGTCTTTTTGCCAAAGAGAATGGTTGAATGGACCATACAACCGTGGATTGCAGTTGTTATAGTGTATTAAATCACCATTGAAGATAAGTTGCACCATTCAACCCGAAGGCTCCCTCCTGTGCACTATCTTTCACCAGTCACGACACATCTGGATTCTGGCTCATCGCTGTAGTCTCTCACAGGACCTGACACATTGGTCATCATTCCCATTAATGCCAAAGGAGACACTTCTCCTCATCTTGTTCATCTCCTCATCTTTGCATTCCCCACTCAAGCTTCCCATTTGGTGATAAGATAGCTCCTCATGTTGTTGACCTAGCCTTCTTCAGCGCTCGTTCAACCTCAGAAGCCTTTGAGATTCATTCCAGCTAATGAAAAAGTGGTGGTTGTTAGGATTcaatcttctcctcctcctccatagCTTCAGCCCAGTTCATCTATCACCTTCTCTAAATCGTTTAAACGTCCATCTCCATATCCATACCTCTAGCGCTCAAAATTCAACTCTACTACCATTAAGCTGCAAAGGTGGTATAGTGTGTTACTTCTGCCAAAAAACCACCGTTTCTTGGAGACAAAAGGAACACCACTATTACCCAAAGGAGAGAAGTTCATAATAGATATCTCAGGAGACTGAGGTGAAACCATTGCTGAGACAGTGGAAGAATTAACCAGTCTCAACTCATCTCTTCTGTgagcaaacaaacaaacaaactctCCTCCCACAACCTGTCTCGTCTTTACCTTCATTCAACCAAAAGCTAAGAAAACCAAACCGGCTCAAATGTGTTAGGATGTGTTAAACGTTAATCTGACAACCTTTCAGGGAAGTAGCCTGTATAAGAACTCAAAAATGTGATCAacaaagattttgaaaaacaaagtttATTAATTAAAGATTGTATTCGACTAAGATCAAACGGTCAAAACAAAGCAGCTCATATCcaatccaaacaaaaaaaaaaactatgaaatGGGGGAAAGATGATAGAAGGAAAGCTATTTCATCAGTTCATCCTCCTGACAAGCTCGTTGATGAAGTTCTCCCTGTTTCCAGCATCACCACCTTCAACGTAGTGGTTCCTCTTCTTCTTAAGACCACCGAGTGGTGCCTTCAACTGGAATGGCCAAAGGAAGTTGTTGGCTTCTTTGAAGTGAGGTCCAACGGTCATGATCTCGTGGATCAGATCCTCCACGCAGATGATGTTGTGCTTTCCTAGAGCTTCGTTCACAATGGAGTTGTCGGTGAGTGCTATCCTCTGGTGGTTCAGCTTTCCAAAACCCCTCTTGTAGATTAGCTCCTTCACACTCTTCAAGTTTGGGTATCTGCACCAGACATATCATCTCACACTTAGAGCAGATTCTTGTGTTTACCATAGAGGGAGAAGAAAGAATCAGATTACCCGTAAGTCACGTAAGGCTCAACACGACGCAACATGTTGATTGTTGCCTTGTTCACCTTAAGGAACACACCATTGAAGATCTGCACACACACAAGTTAACACACAAGTTAGCAGACATATCTTATTGGTAATCATATGATGTCTGAGACTAGATGAACTTAGGAGACTTTAAGACTTACTTGTCTCAAACGCAAGAGCTGCAGAATCTTCTTGGTTTTTGGGTCAATAGCGTTGATTCTGCAAACACACAAACATTCATTTTAAGCAAACAAACAGAAACTGTTTTGGAACATTCTGTAAGAGAAGATCAACAACATACCCACGGATACGAATGATAAAGAGCAGTTTAGCCTCAGGGTCAACATAGAACCCTCCTTTCAACTTAGCCTCACGCTTCAAACGGATCAACTCATTATCCTAAAACAATTgaggaaaaaaaagagagtctaTTCATCAGAACCACCAACCATCAACAGAGAAAAGTAATCTCATTTAAGTGTGTTTAGTTAACCTTCTCTGCGTATTCTTTAGCATATTGCTCAGCTCTCTTGAAGATAAGCTTCCTGTTCTCAACGCTCTTCTTCTTAGCAGCTGCAGCTTCCTGTTTCTTAGCCAATGCCCATTCCTCTTCCCTCTTGATCTTCTTTAGGACAGACTCTGGAACCACCACTTTGGATTCAGCCATTTCTCCtaacataacaaaaaaacaaaaacataagctTCCCAACCAAAACAGTAAACCAAAGAGACAACCTTTGAGCATTGTATTAAGCAGAAACATTGATGTAATGACTTAAACCAAACAGCTATATCATAAAgtaaagtttttttaatatgtatacaAAACCTAGGAAGTGAGCTTGTCACTGGGTACAAGAGAACACTTATGGTTCGAGACGAAAGTATACGAGGAAGATCGAAGAAGCTTACTTTGAGAGCAAGTGAGATAGAGAGCGCGGcgcagagaggaagaagaagacgaatgAATCAAAatgggttttagggttttaattgTTAAccctattattttctttaaacggGCCTAACATTGGGCCTCGGTTAATTTGGGCCCAGCATCCACTTACATAATTAACCGGACCATTGTAAAATACCTTAAACGAGTGGTCCAAGTTATGAGAATAATTATATGACAAACAAAAATTCGTTTTGTAGTTCTCTTACAGGATTCGCTTGGTGCCTTGGTTACAAATTGAAAATCTGAAATGTTTcactcttattattttattatcgtcagaagtttataaaaaatcatGGTGCAAAGAATCGTATAGCCCCAACAAGGGTGAATACAATTTTGAGCTGTGAATATTAAATTTGGAGGCTAATTTTTGGTTACAGAATGACCAAGTCCATGCTGTCTGGTAAACCATAGATCGAATACGGTTTATCTAAACTAGAAGTTAgttaactttttaataattaatttaaaacatgCTGATATTCTGCACTAACTTGGTTACACTTGCACATATGGTCTTCTAGAAGAAATTTTAGTAACCGTAAagcaagaaagaagaaagacgtTTATACGATAAGTGCTTGGCCACTTCTTTCGTCCCCATGAGGAAGACAACTCctgaaaaaggaaataaaatatcaatCCTTTTCTAGAACCCTTATCCTACTCTTCTATTCttaactattaatttatatttttaatttttaattttcaaaaccaATATAGATGTCAATCAAATAAGTAGAAACCAATCCActtaagtcaatcaaccaagaAACACACAACACCCTCTTTGATTTCGTAGCGATTTCAAAGTTTCACTGTAAACCAACTATTGCTATCGTCGTGAACTTTGTTACTAGTAGATATTTATTTAGTAagaattttgtttaaaaaatattgaattttttttaggagtttatatatatattacatatttctttttaaaaatttactgATCAAACTTAGACTGTAACTAAACTTAAGGTGTGATTGATGACCAAAGGAATGCGAATGAACATTCAATtccttagagcatgtttattggtgCAATCCCTTAGTGGGTGCTTagtgaatttttaaatattaaaattgtgATGgggtcaaaaagaaaagaaccaaACTATGAGGACTGGATGTGCAAAATAGCCAAAAGTAGCCATTGATGTTTCACGAGTCTTTCGAATGCGACGGCGAACTTGATTCCAACGATGAGCAGCACGACAGAGATGAACTGACGATGTCGAAACTGAGGTGGAGGAGAGCTGACGACGCCGATGATTCAGGGACTGTGCAGTGGAGGAGAGCTGAGACGTTGGGGATTGATGATTGGAGCATCGGAGAGGGGAGAAACAACCAACCATGGTCTCCAATCTCGAGATGCAGAGCGGCTTCATGGCGTCGAGGAGTCGTCGAGGTGTCGAGGACTCCCTGTTTCGCCAccgagagaagaaaaagaaaaaagacgaAAGACGACACTGCTCCTCCAGCCAACCTGATTGTGCCACGTACCCGCTAAGCAACGTGCCTTCGAGACCCAAATTAGGCGACGTCCTTTGTTTAATTGtctattttccttttattttaattgccAATTTAGCTAAACAACCCTCCTAAGCGACGccgataaacatgctcttatgGTTTCCATAAAAATACACtatttataagaaattaatttctttttattcattatcattttttttgtagagaataaCAAAGCAAAATGATTCTTCATTATTTTTGAAGAGGAACAATAATTCTCattcattcattttattttattctttttcatttttctttattttttaggTGTTTTTTAAATGGTCACCAGTCAcacatttaatgttttattggATTGTGTCTATAACTGGCTCTACATAACGTAGTTTT
It encodes the following:
- the LOC106396077 gene encoding 60S ribosomal protein L7-3, which encodes MAESKVVVPESVLKKIKREEEWALAKKQEAAAAKKKSVENRKLIFKRAEQYAKEYAEKDNELIRLKREAKLKGGFYVDPEAKLLFIIRIRGINAIDPKTKKILQLLRLRQIFNGVFLKVNKATINMLRRVEPYVTYGYPNLKSVKELIYKRGFGKLNHQRIALTDNSIVNEALGKHNIICVEDLIHEIMTVGPHFKEANNFLWPFQLKAPLGGLKKKRNHYVEGGDAGNRENFINELVRRMN
- the LOC106396076 gene encoding guanosine nucleotide diphosphate dissociation inhibitor 1; amino-acid sequence: MDEEYEVIVLGTGLKECILSGLLSVDGIKVLHMDRNDYYGGESTSLNLNQLWKKFRGEDKAPAHLGSSRDYNVDMMPKFMMANGKLVRVLIHTDVTKYLSFKAVDGSYVFVKGKVQKVPATPVEALKSSLMGIFEKRRAGKFFSYVQEYDEKDPKTHDGVDLKRVTTKELIAKFGLDENTIDFIGHAVALHSNDSHLHQPAYDTVMRMKLYAESLARFQGGSPYIYPLYGLGELPQAFARLSAVYGGTYMLNKPECKVEFDEEGKVMGVTSEGETAKCKKVVCDPSYLPNKVRKIGRVARAIAIMSHPIPNTNDSHSVQVILPQKQLGRKSDMYVFCCSYSHNVAPKGKFIAFVSTDAETDNPQTELKPGIDLLGQVDELFFDIYDRYEPVNEPTLDNCFISTSYDATTHFDTTVVDVLNMYKLITGKELDLSVDLNAASAAEE